The Sphingobacterium bambusae genome includes a window with the following:
- the ribH gene encoding 6,7-dimethyl-8-ribityllumazine synthase → MSSSLKNLSDFSHLEVGNAEGLKFAIVVAQWNAQVTGALLDGAVTGLLKHGTQENNIEVVRVPGSYELVSGADIVLRDSSFDGVICLGCVIQGETRHFDFICDAVANGVANVAIKYNKPVIFGVLTTDNLQQALDRSGGIHGNKGEEAAITAIQMALVSQRFPAV, encoded by the coding sequence ATGTCAAGCAGCTTGAAAAATCTTTCCGACTTTTCACATTTAGAAGTAGGAAACGCAGAGGGGTTAAAATTTGCCATTGTGGTTGCGCAATGGAATGCCCAAGTTACCGGAGCATTATTGGACGGTGCCGTAACGGGACTACTGAAACATGGTACACAAGAAAACAATATTGAGGTGGTACGGGTGCCGGGTAGCTACGAGTTAGTGTCGGGAGCGGATATCGTGTTACGTGACAGCTCCTTTGACGGAGTGATCTGCCTAGGCTGTGTTATACAAGGGGAGACGAGACATTTCGACTTTATCTGTGATGCGGTGGCCAATGGCGTTGCAAATGTTGCCATCAAATACAATAAACCGGTCATTTTCGGCGTATTAACGACAGACAACTTACAACAGGCGCTGGATCGCTCTGGAGGAATACACGGTAATAAAGGCGAAGAAGCGGCCATCACGGCCATTCAGATGGCTCTTGTTAGCCAGCGGTTTCCAGCAGTTTAA
- a CDS encoding tetratricopeptide repeat protein, producing MSNTNVNPTEPKKSSGSFFQDNQKSITFIVGGIIVLILLYLGYQKLYLAPRAEKAANEIYKAEEYAMIDSLQAKAINGDGSFLGFKEIADEYSNTKSANIANAYLGGLYLRQGNFQEAIKYLQKYSDTGSEVLDPLVTGLIGDAYSESKDYKSAADYYKKAADKSKNSYTTPLFLKKLGLVYEALEDFKNAEQAYQSIKSDYPESPEANMIDGPLARVQAKQ from the coding sequence ATGTCAAACACAAATGTAAATCCAACAGAACCTAAAAAGTCATCAGGTTCATTTTTTCAGGACAATCAAAAAAGCATAACCTTTATTGTTGGCGGTATCATCGTTTTGATATTGTTGTATTTGGGTTATCAAAAATTATATTTAGCTCCACGAGCAGAGAAAGCTGCAAATGAAATCTATAAGGCCGAGGAATATGCAATGATCGATTCCTTGCAAGCAAAAGCAATAAACGGCGACGGATCGTTCTTGGGCTTCAAAGAAATAGCTGACGAATATTCAAACACGAAGTCTGCAAACATTGCTAACGCGTATTTAGGTGGTCTATACCTTCGTCAAGGCAATTTCCAAGAGGCAATCAAATATTTGCAAAAATATTCCGACACAGGAAGTGAAGTATTAGATCCTTTAGTTACCGGCTTAATTGGAGATGCCTATTCCGAGTCGAAAGATTATAAATCGGCAGCCGATTATTATAAGAAAGCAGCTGACAAGAGCAAAAACTCCTACACAACACCGTTATTCTTGAAAAAACTAGGATTGGTGTATGAAGCATTGGAAGACTTCAAAAATGCCGAACAAGCCTACCAGTCTATTAAATCAGACTATCCTGAAAGCCCAGAGGCAAATATGATCGATGGACCATTGGCACGCGTACAAGCGAAGCAATAG
- a CDS encoding polysaccharide biosynthesis protein — translation MQKLPIFNQIGIVPRWTIFLFDLSIAAIAFIFAYALYYSFNLHAYARYEFAVEIIYCLATTSLSFLVFKLYSGIVRYTSAVDSIRILSTLLFNIIILFAIKLTLIALHIPSLLPTNIIIIYSLFAFTGLTTYRTLIKIVFQYNKTKSTEKKNVVVYGAGDLGIAVKRTFDHDLKSNKFIVAYIDDNESKIDKYIDGVKIFKSADLDRLIQKLGIDELIFASHKVDPEKKDAVTDICLEHNVNVLTLPPVSEIINGTLSPNQIKKIKIEDLLERAPIILSHDNIRDQVAGKRILVTGAAGSIGSEIAKQLGLFNPQLIILCDQAESPLHNLHLDLQERFKNQSYQSFIADVKNEERMRTLFETFKPQYVYHAAAYKHVPMMENHPIEGVRTNVLGTFTLANLAVEYQVSKFVFVSTDKAVNPTNVMGATKRIAEMYVQSLNNRIIAQNNDIKTRFITTRFGNVLGSNGSVIPRFKEQIEKGGPLTVTHPEITRYFMTIPEACQLVIEAGCMGNGGEIFVFDMGKSVKIVDLAEKMIKLSGFTPYTDIDIKFTGLRPGEKLYEELLNDLENTLPTHHQKIMIAKVRENNFDFVDTQIKALFGRTKTNDNMEVVRQMKTIVPEFKSQNSVYEQLDKIISSPTN, via the coding sequence ATGCAAAAATTACCTATTTTCAATCAAATTGGCATTGTCCCTAGGTGGACAATATTTCTTTTCGACCTGTCGATCGCTGCCATCGCATTTATATTTGCGTATGCGCTGTACTATTCGTTTAACCTGCATGCCTACGCTCGGTATGAATTTGCTGTAGAAATCATCTATTGCTTAGCGACAACGTCCCTCTCTTTTCTTGTCTTCAAGCTGTATTCAGGCATTGTGCGTTACACCAGTGCCGTGGACTCCATCCGTATACTATCCACGCTGCTGTTCAACATCATTATTCTCTTTGCGATCAAGCTAACGCTAATCGCATTGCATATCCCTTCGCTGTTACCGACGAATATTATTATCATTTACAGCCTTTTTGCTTTTACTGGGCTCACCACCTATCGTACACTGATCAAGATCGTTTTCCAGTACAACAAAACTAAATCCACCGAAAAGAAAAATGTCGTGGTTTATGGTGCTGGCGATCTGGGGATCGCTGTAAAACGTACGTTTGATCACGATCTTAAGTCCAATAAGTTTATCGTTGCCTATATCGATGACAACGAAAGCAAGATCGACAAATACATCGACGGCGTAAAAATATTCAAGTCTGCCGATCTTGATCGCTTGATTCAAAAGTTGGGCATTGACGAGCTCATCTTCGCCTCCCATAAAGTTGATCCGGAGAAAAAGGATGCCGTTACAGATATTTGTTTGGAACATAATGTAAACGTGCTTACGCTGCCACCAGTGAGCGAAATCATCAATGGCACGCTGTCGCCAAACCAAATCAAGAAAATCAAGATCGAGGATCTTTTGGAGCGTGCCCCTATCATCCTATCGCATGATAACATACGTGATCAAGTGGCCGGAAAGCGCATTTTAGTAACTGGTGCCGCTGGCTCCATTGGTAGCGAAATTGCCAAGCAGCTGGGACTCTTCAACCCGCAACTGATCATTCTTTGCGATCAGGCCGAATCGCCGCTGCACAATTTGCATCTTGATCTTCAGGAACGTTTTAAGAACCAATCCTACCAATCATTTATCGCAGACGTCAAAAATGAAGAGCGCATGCGTACCCTTTTTGAGACGTTCAAGCCGCAATATGTATACCATGCCGCGGCATACAAACACGTCCCGATGATGGAAAACCATCCGATAGAAGGTGTGCGCACCAATGTACTAGGCACGTTTACACTGGCCAATCTAGCGGTAGAATATCAAGTATCCAAATTTGTGTTCGTTTCTACAGATAAGGCTGTCAACCCAACCAATGTGATGGGAGCAACCAAAAGAATCGCTGAAATGTATGTACAATCGCTGAACAATCGCATCATTGCACAGAACAACGATATAAAAACGAGGTTCATCACGACCCGTTTCGGCAATGTATTGGGATCAAATGGTTCGGTGATACCACGCTTTAAGGAACAAATTGAAAAAGGTGGGCCATTGACCGTAACACATCCCGAGATTACCCGCTATTTCATGACCATTCCAGAAGCCTGCCAATTGGTTATAGAAGCTGGATGCATGGGCAACGGCGGCGAAATATTTGTATTTGACATGGGTAAATCAGTAAAAATTGTAGATCTAGCGGAAAAAATGATCAAGCTTTCCGGTTTCACGCCCTATACCGATATCGACATCAAATTTACCGGTCTTCGTCCAGGAGAGAAGCTCTATGAAGAACTGTTGAATGACCTCGAAAACACACTCCCTACCCACCATCAAAAAATAATGATAGCAAAAGTTCGTGAGAACAATTTTGACTTCGTTGATACGCAGATAAAAGCATTGTTCGGCCGCACAAAAACCAATGACAATATGGAAGTGGTAAGGCAGATGAAGACAATCGTACCGGAGTTTAAAAGTCAAAACTCTGTTTATGAACAGCTGGACAAAATAATTTCAAGCCCAACTAACTGA
- a CDS encoding alanine dehydrogenase, protein MNDMSKIAHKAIFQTQEALAQVGKSRNSLKIGVPKEISFQEKRIPLTPLSVALLVEYGHEVVIEAGAGDASNFLDQHYSEQGARISHDRNEIFQSDIIIKIASPTLEEVGMMRNKQVLMSSHQPSLMDLQVLKALIRKQITALSYEYLKDEGGHLTVVRAMSEIVGATSVLIAAEYLSNIFDGKGLMLGGITGVPPTEMVIIGAGTVGEYAARTAIALGAQVKVFDSSVYRLRRLQNNVGSRVFTSVIQPIVLNKAVRSCDVVIGAVRASNGRSPCIISEDTVSKMKPNSVLIDVSIDQGGCFETSEVTNHDKPVFRKYDVIHYCVPNIASRVARTATYALTNIFTPLLLQIGESGGMNNMIWSDKCIRSAIYLYQGMLTNKDIADKFNLTSKDLDLLIVANQ, encoded by the coding sequence ATGAATGATATGTCAAAAATAGCCCATAAAGCCATTTTTCAAACGCAGGAAGCGTTAGCGCAGGTTGGTAAGAGCCGGAATTCCTTGAAGATAGGAGTTCCTAAAGAGATTTCATTTCAAGAAAAAAGAATTCCTTTGACTCCACTATCGGTAGCGTTGTTGGTCGAATATGGGCATGAGGTAGTCATCGAGGCAGGCGCAGGCGATGCTTCAAACTTTTTAGATCAACATTACAGCGAGCAGGGCGCGCGTATTAGTCATGATAGAAACGAAATTTTTCAAAGTGACATTATTATAAAAATTGCAAGCCCCACGCTGGAAGAGGTTGGCATGATGCGTAATAAGCAGGTGCTGATGTCTTCCCACCAACCTTCGTTAATGGATCTTCAGGTCTTGAAGGCCTTGATAAGAAAGCAGATCACAGCACTTTCCTATGAATACCTGAAGGATGAGGGCGGGCACTTGACCGTCGTTCGAGCGATGAGTGAAATTGTTGGAGCTACGTCGGTCTTGATTGCGGCGGAGTATCTCAGCAATATATTTGATGGAAAGGGGCTGATGTTGGGCGGTATTACCGGTGTTCCTCCGACAGAAATGGTTATTATAGGTGCCGGAACGGTGGGTGAATATGCTGCCCGGACGGCTATCGCCTTGGGTGCACAGGTGAAGGTGTTTGATAGTTCGGTATACCGGCTACGGCGTTTGCAGAATAATGTAGGCAGCCGCGTCTTTACTTCTGTGATTCAGCCAATCGTTTTGAACAAGGCCGTTCGCTCCTGTGATGTGGTGATTGGTGCTGTGCGTGCCAGCAATGGACGTTCTCCCTGTATCATCTCTGAAGATACGGTATCCAAGATGAAGCCAAACTCTGTGTTGATCGATGTGAGCATCGACCAAGGGGGCTGTTTTGAGACATCGGAGGTCACTAATCATGATAAGCCGGTCTTTCGCAAGTACGATGTGATCCACTATTGTGTGCCTAATATCGCGTCGCGCGTAGCGCGTACTGCTACCTATGCATTGACGAATATTTTTACGCCCCTGCTGCTGCAGATTGGTGAGAGCGGAGGCATGAACAACATGATCTGGTCGGATAAATGCATTCGCAGTGCCATTTATCTTTACCAAGGGATGTTGACCAATAAAGATATTGCCGATAAATTTAACCTGACGTCCAAGGATTTGGACCTCCTCATTGTTGCTAACCAATAA
- a CDS encoding alpha/beta hydrolase, whose amino-acid sequence MKFTYAFFMTVLLNYYTLAQEKVALYETIPNATKSKEQLGDENIPVLYRYEIMGAKQAVLIIPGGGYGHVAINHEGHEVAKECNKHGLSAFVLYYRLPKDETMKVRKIGPLQDAQRAMQFIREQYAFDRVGVIGFSAGGHLAATLSNHFDEAKIENPKHSNLGPDFSVLVYPVISMRDGVTHQGSKKNLIGEQAEESDVHYYSLDEQVTKNTPPTFLVHAHDDQAVVIENATRYKAALDKVAVPNMLFEYQRGGHGFGLINKTDERKWSDRMFAWLKDLK is encoded by the coding sequence ATGAAATTTACTTATGCTTTTTTCATGACGGTATTGCTGAACTACTATACCTTGGCGCAAGAAAAAGTAGCGCTTTATGAGACTATTCCAAATGCTACGAAATCCAAGGAACAGCTCGGGGATGAAAATATTCCCGTTTTGTATCGTTATGAGATAATGGGTGCTAAGCAGGCTGTGCTGATTATTCCCGGAGGAGGTTACGGACATGTGGCGATCAACCATGAAGGTCACGAAGTGGCCAAAGAATGTAATAAACATGGACTTAGTGCTTTTGTACTTTACTATCGACTGCCCAAGGATGAAACGATGAAAGTACGTAAGATTGGTCCGCTGCAAGACGCACAACGAGCGATGCAATTTATACGCGAGCAGTATGCTTTTGATCGTGTTGGTGTCATTGGATTTTCGGCGGGTGGACATCTTGCGGCCACGCTGTCCAACCATTTTGATGAAGCAAAAATCGAAAATCCGAAACACAGCAATCTAGGTCCCGACTTTTCGGTGTTGGTGTATCCGGTTATATCTATGCGAGACGGCGTCACCCATCAGGGATCCAAGAAGAATCTGATCGGGGAGCAGGCCGAGGAATCTGACGTGCACTACTATTCTTTGGATGAGCAGGTGACGAAAAATACACCGCCTACCTTCTTGGTACATGCCCATGATGATCAGGCTGTGGTGATCGAAAACGCTACACGTTATAAAGCTGCGCTTGATAAAGTTGCTGTGCCGAATATGTTGTTTGAGTACCAAAGGGGAGGCCACGGTTTCGGACTGATCAACAAGACGGATGAACGCAAATGGTCTGATCGTATGTTTGCTTGGCTAAAAGACTTAAAATGA
- a CDS encoding TlpA family protein disulfide reductase: MKNSVLIVLFSFSMLLGKGQEWKVFLTEVVPSFKVLDKQGKSLSIDSLRGKVVLINFFATWCPPCRQELPRLQKEVWERWGHREDFAVMVLAREEGWDKLDPFIENTGYTFPIFPDLKRDVFSLFAESQIPRNVLLDKEGKIIYQSIGYTPEEFTAFIELIEDSLAH; this comes from the coding sequence ATGAAAAATAGTGTATTGATCGTCCTGTTTAGCTTCAGTATGTTGCTGGGCAAGGGGCAGGAGTGGAAGGTTTTTTTGACAGAAGTGGTGCCATCGTTTAAGGTGCTCGATAAGCAAGGCAAAAGCTTGTCTATCGATTCCTTGCGGGGCAAAGTGGTGTTGATCAACTTTTTTGCGACTTGGTGCCCACCTTGTCGCCAGGAATTACCAAGGCTACAAAAAGAGGTGTGGGAACGTTGGGGACATCGGGAAGATTTTGCCGTGATGGTTTTGGCAAGGGAAGAGGGATGGGATAAACTTGATCCCTTTATTGAAAATACAGGTTACACTTTTCCTATTTTTCCAGATCTCAAACGCGACGTATTTTCCTTATTTGCCGAATCTCAGATACCAAGAAACGTGCTGCTAGACAAGGAAGGGAAAATTATTTACCAATCCATAGGCTATACGCCGGAAGAGTTTACAGCTTTTATCGAATTGATTGAAGATAGCTTGGCTCACTAA
- a CDS encoding ABC transporter ATP-binding protein, with translation MAQKNASCQYIPNDTQRLDIPFIFGEQLSHTFEAKQQVIAVNNVDFGISEGKITAIIGESGSGKSTLLKLIYGLLEPSSGEVRYQGWLVPTRKDKLIPGHDAMRLVSQGFDDLNLYAKVWDNIASQLPNTNLARKESKTRETLERLKIDHLAQQRVADLSGGEKQRVAIARALINEPQVLLMDEPFNQVDAAFRDALQQDIRHIVAETGLTILLVSHDPTEVLAMADELIVMKNAKILEQGSPADLYYNPSHSYTAQLLAKCNILSPQAAQQLGIQSSSAIGIHQEDISYRINTEGSFEVQDVRFRGFYNELIVRHGELILHAILHPIIDIPIGTRVDIDIKRHLVFSNDQDA, from the coding sequence ATGGCACAAAAAAACGCTTCCTGTCAATATATCCCGAATGACACCCAACGACTGGATATTCCTTTTATTTTTGGCGAACAGCTTTCGCATACCTTCGAAGCTAAGCAGCAGGTGATCGCGGTGAACAACGTCGATTTTGGCATTTCCGAAGGAAAGATAACAGCTATTATTGGAGAATCGGGAAGCGGAAAAAGTACCTTATTGAAATTGATCTATGGGTTGTTGGAACCAAGCAGCGGAGAAGTACGCTATCAAGGCTGGCTTGTTCCTACGCGTAAGGATAAGCTCATTCCTGGGCACGATGCCATGCGCCTCGTATCCCAAGGCTTTGATGACCTCAATCTGTACGCAAAAGTATGGGACAACATTGCCTCGCAGCTGCCAAACACCAATCTGGCACGAAAAGAAAGCAAGACACGCGAAACCTTGGAGCGGCTGAAAATCGATCATTTGGCACAGCAACGTGTGGCCGACCTCAGCGGCGGCGAGAAGCAACGCGTGGCCATTGCGCGTGCCTTGATCAACGAACCGCAAGTACTGCTCATGGACGAACCATTCAACCAAGTGGATGCAGCTTTTCGCGATGCCCTACAACAAGACATTCGACATATCGTCGCCGAAACGGGACTGACCATACTATTGGTTTCCCACGACCCTACGGAAGTATTGGCCATGGCCGATGAACTTATTGTGATGAAAAACGCGAAAATCCTCGAGCAAGGATCGCCAGCGGATCTCTATTATAATCCGTCGCACAGCTACACCGCCCAGCTACTGGCAAAATGCAATATATTATCCCCGCAAGCGGCCCAGCAACTCGGCATTCAGAGTTCCTCAGCAATTGGTATTCACCAAGAGGACATCAGCTACCGTATAAATACCGAAGGCAGCTTTGAAGTACAAGACGTTCGTTTTCGTGGTTTCTACAATGAATTGATCGTGCGCCACGGGGAACTCATCCTCCACGCCATTTTGCATCCCATTATCGATATCCCTATCGGAACCCGCGTGGATATCGATATCAAACGACATCTTGTTTTTAGCAACGACCAAGATGCTTAG
- a CDS encoding outer membrane beta-barrel protein, which yields MKNTFISYILSTVMVGLLSMTSVSAQDNDSDSTENKHMGFEPTLGKKDYDDRGKVIKYPRFFGGLTFTRIDWGFSRLIDDGSFTLSADNQFLDYSKASNFGFDVAQVGLRFTDMFKMYVSTGFEWNYLRLKNDVILDTDAAPLAYEESTTDYRKNVFTSTYLRVPLTFEFRSRKNRHGDRAKIAVGAMTGILLKGTQRLKSDEFGKQKFRDNYNLASFQYGAFARVGYGSMGVFAKYYLNDMFENSPNQQSLNNFTFGLTLGF from the coding sequence ATGAAAAATACATTTATATCCTACATCCTATCGACTGTTATGGTAGGTCTGCTATCAATGACATCCGTTTCCGCACAGGATAACGACAGCGACAGCACAGAAAACAAACATATGGGCTTTGAGCCAACGCTTGGAAAGAAAGACTACGATGATCGTGGAAAAGTAATTAAATATCCTCGATTCTTTGGGGGCCTGACCTTCACACGTATCGACTGGGGTTTTTCTCGACTGATCGATGATGGCAGTTTTACACTCTCGGCAGACAACCAATTTTTGGACTATAGCAAAGCCTCTAATTTTGGCTTCGATGTCGCTCAAGTTGGGCTGCGTTTTACCGACATGTTTAAGATGTATGTATCAACCGGTTTTGAATGGAACTATCTACGTCTGAAGAACGATGTAATATTAGATACTGACGCAGCGCCTTTGGCTTACGAAGAATCAACAACAGATTACCGGAAAAACGTATTTACATCCACCTATCTGCGCGTGCCCTTGACATTCGAGTTCCGTAGTCGTAAAAACCGACATGGTGACCGTGCAAAAATTGCCGTTGGTGCAATGACGGGCATCCTGCTAAAAGGTACACAGCGCTTAAAGAGCGACGAATTTGGCAAACAGAAATTCCGTGACAACTATAACCTAGCAAGCTTCCAATATGGCGCATTTGCACGAGTTGGGTACGGATCAATGGGCGTGTTTGCCAAGTATTACTTGAACGATATGTTTGAAAATAGTCCCAACCAGCAGTCTTTAAATAATTTTACCTTCGGATTAACCTTGGGATTCTAA
- a CDS encoding RNA polymerase sigma factor encodes MEKQQLESIWKKCLNGDRKAQFALYQLFSKKMYAVCLRYAPDEQQAKDILQVGFIKVFQKGEHFESKGSLEGWIRRIMVHTAIEQHRRNQMTTVESFDESHETIAGTMDSTDNVQYKDLLALIQLLPLGYRTIFNMYVIDGYSHREIAEKLQISEGNSKSQLSRARQWLQERLLKMEGKAS; translated from the coding sequence TTGGAAAAGCAACAGTTAGAAAGCATATGGAAGAAGTGCCTAAACGGTGACCGGAAGGCACAATTTGCGCTCTATCAGCTGTTCTCCAAAAAGATGTATGCTGTTTGCCTTCGCTATGCTCCGGATGAGCAACAGGCAAAAGATATCTTACAGGTTGGTTTTATCAAGGTGTTTCAAAAAGGCGAACATTTTGAAAGCAAAGGCTCATTGGAGGGTTGGATCCGGCGGATCATGGTGCATACCGCGATCGAGCAGCACAGACGCAATCAAATGACTACCGTCGAATCTTTTGATGAAAGTCACGAAACCATTGCCGGAACGATGGATAGTACCGACAACGTGCAGTACAAGGACTTGCTAGCGCTGATACAGCTACTGCCACTTGGCTACCGCACGATTTTCAACATGTATGTGATCGATGGATATTCCCATCGTGAAATAGCGGAAAAGCTCCAGATAAGCGAGGGCAATTCAAAATCACAGTTATCCAGAGCCCGGCAGTGGCTTCAGGAGAGATTACTTAAAATGGAGGGTAAGGCATCATGA
- the tsaE gene encoding tRNA (adenosine(37)-N6)-threonylcarbamoyltransferase complex ATPase subunit type 1 TsaE, producing MEILVHTLDELQAAAQQILSAYTHDRIFLLKGQMGAGKTTLVNALCKALRVTEATSSPTFSIVNEYSSTSGPIYHFDFYRLKKEEEALDLGYEEYFYADAFCFVEWPEKIENLLPEDVRTISIEVLSPTSRKISVA from the coding sequence ATGGAAATCCTTGTTCATACCCTAGACGAATTACAAGCCGCCGCACAGCAGATCCTATCGGCCTATACCCACGATAGGATATTTCTGCTGAAGGGACAGATGGGCGCGGGCAAAACAACCCTCGTCAACGCGCTGTGCAAGGCCTTGAGGGTTACAGAAGCTACATCTAGCCCTACCTTCTCTATTGTAAACGAATACAGTTCAACCAGCGGCCCTATTTATCACTTCGACTTTTACAGACTGAAAAAGGAGGAAGAAGCACTTGACCTCGGTTATGAAGAATATTTTTATGCCGATGCTTTTTGTTTCGTCGAATGGCCTGAAAAGATCGAAAATCTTCTCCCCGAGGATGTACGAACCATCAGCATCGAAGTCCTATCACCAACCAGCCGAAAGATCAGCGTAGCATAA